One window of Mycoplasma cottewii genomic DNA carries:
- a CDS encoding lipoprotein, with translation MKKILSLLSTVSIIATSSSLVVSCGAATREFNQFNKYVEESKNKTLIVYLGAKNNNSSLSFEDGLQEVTDSKSFQDAISKINNGSGQSTNKFISAFHNNLNWEVTKGNDGNPTDNLLKVDVKKEKSKDKESKETKEYWVRTTKIGDNTSKLFQNMTNEVKFESIIYDKIQNTWDGGVRKKILDDYLIPNLAKQIYGINKDTDNKNKEQVTNTVSTLTESVKNLEGPLFMVLRDGMFYGMISGFEVFTNREEKDKSKCIDSITNDKTEKEVRANVFNNFIGYLKESIKEYNIQSIYSAESKSDLIKKTIFAPGWHYSDTQRNDEKKK, from the coding sequence ATGAAAAAAATACTTTCACTATTATCTACTGTTTCAATTATTGCTACATCATCAAGTTTAGTTGTTAGTTGTGGTGCAGCAACAAGAGAATTTAATCAATTTAATAAATATGTAGAAGAATCAAAAAATAAAACTTTAATTGTTTATTTAGGAGCTAAAAACAATAACTCTTCACTTTCTTTTGAAGATGGATTGCAAGAAGTTACAGATTCAAAAAGTTTTCAAGACGCAATAAGTAAAATAAACAACGGATCTGGTCAGTCTACAAATAAATTTATAAGTGCATTTCACAATAACTTAAACTGAGAAGTTACAAAAGGAAATGATGGAAACCCAACTGACAATTTACTTAAAGTTGATGTAAAAAAAGAAAAATCTAAAGATAAAGAAAGCAAAGAAACTAAAGAATATTGAGTTAGAACTACAAAAATTGGTGATAATACTTCAAAACTTTTCCAAAACATGACTAATGAAGTTAAATTTGAAAGTATTATCTATGATAAAATTCAAAATACATGAGATGGTGGAGTTAGAAAAAAAATACTAGATGATTATTTAATACCAAATCTAGCTAAACAAATTTATGGTATTAACAAAGATACTGATAATAAAAACAAAGAGCAAGTAACTAATACTGTTTCAACATTAACAGAAAGTGTTAAAAATCTAGAAGGACCATTATTTATGGTTTTAAGAGATGGAATGTTTTATGGAATGATTAGTGGTTTTGAAGTGTTTACAAATAGAGAAGAAAAAGATAAATCTAAATGTATAGATTCAATCACTAATGATAAAACTGAAAAAGAAGTAAGAGCAAATGTGTTTAATAACTTTATTGGATATTTAAAAGAATCAATAAAAGAATACAATATACAAAGTATTTATAGTGCGGAAAGCAAATCCGATTTAATTAAAAAGACTATTTTTGCTCCAGGTTGACATTATTCTGATACTCAAAGAAACGATGAAAAGAAAAAATAA
- the rpmG gene encoding 50S ribosomal protein L33, producing MREKYILRCTVCKNENYIGKNDKKKPKIEVSKYCANCNKHELHKQKK from the coding sequence ATGCGCGAAAAGTATATTTTACGCTGTACAGTTTGCAAAAACGAAAACTACATTGGTAAAAACGATAAGAAAAAACCAAAAATCGAAGTATCTAAATACTGTGCAAATTGTAATAAACACGAACTTCATAAACAAAAAAAATAG
- a CDS encoding M24 family metallopeptidase: protein MNKHEIIVDLLNKNDADAILLYSPENRYWFSRFHSSLGYLLITKKSSHLFLDGRYITAARESKIINKDVELYHFSSNLKDDLNKILKDNNVKKLAFEADWIFYKQYELFRDKFFNDVELVPVDCSKMRMIKDSWEIANIKKACDITDQVFQAILDYVKPGMTEKQLQRFVDDKFLEFGADKISFDTIIASGVNGSKPHAVPSDKVIQNNELITIDMGCFYNGYCSDQTRTIAIGEVDSKLAEIYDIVYEAQSLGISLVKAGVNAGDIHRQVHQFIDSKGYGKYFDHGLGHGIGVEIHEEPGVGSTGQVILQENMTITVEPGIYIPGLGGVRIEDDVLVTKDGCEMLTSSPRTLIKLDK, encoded by the coding sequence ATGAATAAACACGAAATCATTGTAGATTTATTAAATAAAAATGATGCTGATGCAATTTTATTATATTCACCAGAAAATAGATATTGATTTTCTAGATTCCATTCATCACTAGGATATTTATTAATTACTAAAAAATCATCACACTTATTTTTAGATGGTAGATATATAACAGCTGCAAGAGAAAGCAAAATAATTAATAAAGATGTAGAACTTTATCATTTTTCAAGTAACTTAAAAGATGATTTAAATAAAATATTAAAAGATAATAATGTTAAAAAATTAGCATTTGAAGCAGATTGAATTTTTTACAAACAATATGAATTATTTAGAGATAAATTCTTTAATGATGTAGAATTAGTTCCTGTTGATTGTTCAAAAATGAGAATGATTAAAGATAGTTGAGAAATAGCTAATATTAAAAAAGCTTGCGATATTACTGATCAAGTATTTCAAGCAATTTTAGATTATGTAAAACCAGGAATGACTGAAAAACAATTACAAAGATTTGTTGATGATAAATTCTTAGAATTTGGTGCTGATAAAATAAGTTTTGACACAATTATTGCTTCTGGAGTTAATGGAAGTAAACCTCATGCTGTTCCAAGTGATAAAGTTATTCAAAACAATGAATTAATTACTATTGATATGGGATGTTTTTATAATGGATATTGTTCAGATCAAACAAGAACTATAGCTATTGGAGAAGTTGATAGTAAACTAGCTGAAATTTATGATATTGTTTATGAAGCACAATCTTTAGGAATTAGTTTAGTTAAAGCTGGAGTAAATGCAGGTGATATTCACCGTCAAGTTCATCAATTTATCGATTCTAAAGGATATGGTAAGTATTTTGATCATGGACTAGGTCACGGAATTGGTGTTGAAATTCATGAAGAACCAGGAGTTGGATCAACTGGACAAGTAATTTTACAAGAAAATATGACAATTACTGTTGAACCAGGAATTTATATTCCAGGTTTAGGTGGAGTTAGAATTGAAGATGATGTTTTAGTAACTAAAGACGGTTGTGAAATGTTAACTAGTTCACCAAGAACATTAATAAAATTAGATAAATAA
- a CDS encoding phosphatidate cytidylyltransferase, whose protein sequence is MNKISKEQQLKQKSIKTNFQMRVISSVFLVIALMIYLIFPSLYNIGFINNWSENSLIALNVTSLLISSVILFFSTNELLSSFEIKFSKEKLFIQLFTILLLWLPFTDKDKHTYIFNFISSVNYWNIIPFVILISYISLVWILLKNSFSKNKSEISKILLISFIMVFALKTFNMLGFYIFSKNRYSSYLLYGFSSIIWIWLTIILTDTFAYLFGVKFGKHKLAPTISPKKSWEGAIAGFICSVLVNLAIILTLYFVSSTQQYAPFYGYFKVLNISRSWVIVSYIFITMAVSILCQLGDLLFSWIKRSINIKDFSNLIPGHGGILDRLDSFYFVFCVMFFIIFIGLFANQL, encoded by the coding sequence ATGAATAAAATTTCTAAAGAACAACAATTAAAACAAAAATCAATTAAAACTAATTTTCAAATGAGAGTGATTTCATCTGTATTTTTAGTTATAGCTTTAATGATTTATTTAATATTTCCAAGTTTATATAATATTGGTTTTATAAATAATTGATCAGAAAATAGTTTAATAGCATTAAATGTAACTTCACTATTAATTAGTAGTGTTATTCTATTTTTTTCAACAAATGAGTTATTATCATCTTTTGAAATAAAATTTTCTAAAGAAAAATTATTTATTCAACTTTTTACAATTTTATTGTTATGATTACCTTTCACTGATAAAGATAAACATACTTATATTTTTAATTTCATTTCAAGTGTTAATTATTGAAATATAATACCTTTTGTAATTTTAATTTCTTATATTAGTTTAGTTTGAATTTTATTAAAAAATAGTTTTAGTAAAAATAAATCAGAAATATCAAAAATATTATTAATAAGTTTTATTATGGTATTTGCTTTAAAAACTTTTAATATGTTAGGTTTTTATATTTTTTCAAAAAATAGATATTCAAGTTATTTACTTTATGGTTTTTCAAGTATTATTTGAATTTGATTAACAATTATTTTAACTGATACTTTTGCTTATCTTTTTGGAGTTAAATTTGGAAAACACAAATTAGCACCAACTATTAGCCCTAAAAAAAGTTGAGAAGGAGCAATTGCTGGATTTATTTGCTCAGTTTTAGTTAATTTAGCAATAATTTTAACTTTATATTTTGTTAGTTCAACTCAACAATATGCACCGTTTTATGGATATTTTAAAGTGTTAAATATTTCAAGATCTTGAGTTATTGTGTCTTATATTTTTATAACTATGGCAGTTTCCATTTTATGTCAATTAGGTGACTTATTATTTAGTTGAATCAAAAGAAGCATTAATATTAAAGATTTTTCAAATTTAATTCCAGGACATGGTGGAATACTTGATAGATTAGATTCATTTTACTTTGTATTTTGTGTAATGTTTTTCATAATTTTTATTGGTCTATTTGCTAATCAACTTTAG
- a CDS encoding PolC-type DNA polymerase III: MDKKIKKVFDVLNIDFSESELSYFNNSNLVEPTRLSTKKTKAYFHIQIEEFLPVELLQKIENKFKHNDVFNIKLIIDVVNKESLNKQILIDYLEFIKNYKAESGNLSYWSMIDTKNFDYDQTNNLMTFTTTSNESKSFIYPELKYCVSKLHQFGIKDIDFEIKVKEISLDILEEQALQELEKIKNQEVDQTQKTNRTSSKTSIVKKSSYNSNYKYKQSFDKPSYDSLLDLEPNAQNIIIHGMVMNKEFKVSKTGRKIFYIDITDNKSSIRCVYFSKSEQACEFDDLTEEELLQENVKELKQAKINVSDWVALRGKTSYSEYDQEQVFYIDNFIKIEKENNSRIDDEPVKRVELHTHTKMSTMDGVSYAKEYLKLVNKWNWNAIAFTDHINVQAFPDIYSEIKSINKSRDKDNQLKAIYGLEAQVVDTDKLWYVKNAKDQDLKSSKMVFFDLETTGLSPEMDEIIEFGAVIYDLKTGERKRSDILIKPEKPLKQFTKELTRITDEMLENKPSIKEAFSQIYEIIKDGILVAHNANFDFNFLSNCAIKLGYDKLTNTVIDTLTISRVVFAELKNHRLGTIAKKLGIDYDADVAHRADYDADVLADVYDRLIIEVRKTHNINTDTDWNKIHPQQLSLNKNYHGRSGYHLNILAKNQKGLKEIYKLVSKSHTKTFFSSPKVIKKDLEEFRKNNNLLIGSGCVNGEIFELARTNTFDELHNAIKFYDYIEIQPISVYKNLLQDDSLDLDQLKHIIKTIIKFAKQENKIIVATSDAHYTDPELKQIREVYISSKGLGGTRHPLFDSKNRVKDFPDQHIRTTKEMLDEFKWLSDDEFVYQIVVENTNKIADMIDANIAPVKDGLFTPKIDNVDEKLKNKCYETAREMYGDNLPEIVEKRLEKELNSIIKHGFAIVYWISHLLVKQSLEDGYLVGSRGSVGSSFVATTSKITEVNPLKAHYRCTNCKYSDFDTDTQYKCGYDLPEKKCPKCNQKLIGDGHDIPFETFLGFDGDKVPDIDLNFSGEYQPTAHNFTKKMFGEDNVFRAGTISTVAEKTAFGYVKAFYEETKQNQEQPRKVEINRLAKLAEGVKRTTGQHPGGIIILPNEFEIEDFTPVNYPADDTRSSWKTTHFDFHSIHDNLLKMDILGHVDPTALRMLRDLTGVDPITVPTDDKRVYSLFSGLDELEITSDKINGEITGAIGIPEFGTGFVRGMLRETQPKTFADLVQISGLSHGTDVWLGNARDLIRDGKANISTVIGCRDDIMVYLLSMGLDNSLAFVIMESVRKGKGLKKEWVDVMKKHNVPDWYIESCLKIKYMFPKAHATAYVLMAYRIAWYKIYYPAEYYATFLSTRADAFDIETALGGYDAVFAKVKQHEQRLKNGEKVSKKDEDLYIVNEILLEMFARKIKFTNINFEKSQATRFIVDTLEDGSKVLIPPFNIIDSLGEAVAMSIISARNDKKITSVNDLKNRTQVTQTQIKLFEKLGILNSLASDEQLAFEF; this comes from the coding sequence ATGGATAAAAAAATCAAAAAAGTTTTTGATGTTTTAAATATTGATTTTTCAGAATCTGAATTATCGTATTTTAATAACTCAAATTTAGTAGAGCCTACTAGATTATCAACAAAAAAAACAAAAGCTTATTTTCATATTCAAATAGAAGAATTTTTACCAGTTGAATTACTACAAAAAATAGAAAATAAATTTAAACATAATGATGTGTTTAATATCAAATTAATAATTGATGTTGTTAATAAAGAATCTTTAAATAAACAAATATTGATTGATTATTTAGAATTTATTAAAAACTATAAAGCTGAATCAGGAAATCTTAGTTATTGATCTATGATTGATACTAAGAATTTTGATTATGATCAAACTAACAATTTAATGACATTTACAACTACTTCTAATGAAAGCAAATCTTTTATTTATCCTGAATTAAAATATTGTGTTTCTAAACTGCATCAATTTGGTATTAAAGATATTGATTTTGAAATCAAAGTAAAAGAAATTTCATTAGATATTTTAGAAGAACAAGCTTTACAAGAACTAGAAAAAATAAAAAATCAAGAAGTTGATCAAACACAAAAAACAAACAGAACTTCATCTAAAACTTCTATTGTAAAAAAATCATCTTACAATTCAAATTACAAATATAAACAAAGTTTTGATAAACCTAGTTATGATTCATTATTAGATTTAGAACCAAATGCTCAAAATATCATTATTCATGGAATGGTTATGAATAAAGAGTTTAAAGTTTCAAAAACTGGAAGAAAGATTTTTTATATTGATATAACTGATAACAAATCATCAATTAGATGTGTTTATTTTTCAAAAAGTGAACAAGCGTGTGAATTTGATGATCTAACTGAAGAAGAACTATTACAAGAAAATGTAAAAGAATTAAAACAAGCAAAAATTAATGTATCTGATTGAGTTGCATTACGTGGAAAAACAAGTTATTCAGAATATGATCAAGAACAAGTTTTTTATATAGATAATTTTATAAAAATTGAAAAAGAAAATAATTCTAGAATTGATGATGAACCTGTTAAACGCGTTGAATTACATACTCATACAAAAATGAGTACAATGGATGGGGTTAGTTATGCAAAAGAATATCTTAAATTAGTTAATAAATGAAATTGAAATGCAATAGCTTTTACTGATCACATTAACGTTCAAGCCTTTCCAGATATTTATAGTGAAATAAAATCTATTAACAAATCTAGAGACAAAGACAATCAATTAAAAGCAATTTATGGACTAGAAGCTCAAGTAGTTGATACTGATAAATTATGATATGTTAAAAATGCTAAAGATCAGGATCTAAAAAGTAGTAAAATGGTATTTTTCGACTTAGAAACTACAGGATTGAGTCCTGAAATGGATGAAATTATTGAGTTTGGTGCAGTTATTTATGATTTAAAAACAGGAGAAAGAAAAAGAAGTGATATTCTAATTAAACCTGAAAAACCATTAAAACAATTTACAAAAGAACTAACTAGAATTACTGATGAAATGTTAGAAAATAAACCTTCAATTAAAGAAGCATTTTCTCAAATTTATGAAATTATTAAAGATGGAATTTTAGTTGCTCACAATGCTAATTTCGACTTTAACTTTTTATCAAATTGTGCAATTAAATTAGGATATGACAAATTAACAAATACAGTTATTGATACACTGACAATTTCAAGAGTAGTGTTTGCTGAATTAAAAAATCACAGATTAGGAACAATTGCTAAAAAACTTGGTATTGATTATGATGCTGATGTTGCTCACCGTGCTGATTATGATGCTGATGTTTTAGCTGATGTTTATGATAGATTAATTATTGAAGTTAGAAAAACTCACAACATTAATACTGATACTGATTGAAATAAAATTCATCCGCAACAATTAAGTTTAAATAAAAACTATCACGGAAGATCAGGTTATCATTTAAACATTCTAGCTAAAAATCAAAAAGGTTTAAAAGAGATCTATAAATTAGTTTCAAAATCACATACTAAAACGTTCTTTTCTTCACCTAAAGTTATTAAAAAAGATCTAGAAGAATTTAGAAAAAATAATAATTTATTAATTGGTAGTGGTTGTGTTAATGGTGAGATTTTTGAACTAGCAAGAACTAATACTTTTGATGAATTACATAATGCTATTAAGTTTTATGATTATATAGAAATTCAACCTATTAGTGTTTATAAAAATTTATTACAAGATGATTCATTAGATTTAGATCAATTAAAACACATTATTAAAACAATTATTAAATTTGCAAAACAAGAAAATAAGATTATTGTCGCAACAAGTGATGCTCATTATACAGATCCTGAATTAAAACAAATTAGAGAAGTTTATATTAGTTCTAAAGGTTTAGGTGGAACACGTCACCCATTATTTGATTCAAAAAATAGAGTTAAAGATTTTCCAGATCAACACATAAGAACTACAAAAGAAATGTTAGATGAGTTTAAATGATTAAGTGATGATGAATTTGTTTATCAAATAGTAGTTGAAAACACAAATAAAATAGCTGATATGATTGATGCAAATATCGCTCCTGTTAAAGACGGATTATTCACGCCAAAAATTGATAATGTTGATGAAAAATTAAAAAATAAATGTTATGAAACAGCAAGAGAAATGTATGGAGATAATCTACCTGAAATAGTTGAAAAAAGATTAGAAAAAGAATTAAATTCAATTATTAAACACGGATTTGCAATTGTTTATTGAATTTCTCATTTATTAGTTAAACAGTCATTAGAAGATGGATATTTAGTTGGTTCACGTGGTTCGGTTGGTTCTTCATTTGTAGCAACTACTTCTAAAATTACTGAAGTAAATCCTTTAAAAGCTCATTATAGATGTACTAATTGTAAGTATTCAGATTTTGATACTGATACTCAATATAAATGTGGTTATGATTTACCTGAAAAAAAATGTCCAAAATGTAATCAAAAATTAATTGGAGATGGACACGATATTCCTTTTGAAACTTTCTTAGGTTTTGATGGAGATAAAGTTCCAGATATTGATTTAAACTTTTCAGGAGAATATCAACCAACTGCCCACAACTTTACTAAAAAAATGTTTGGTGAGGATAATGTTTTTAGAGCCGGAACTATATCAACAGTTGCTGAAAAAACTGCCTTTGGTTATGTTAAAGCATTTTATGAAGAAACAAAACAAAATCAAGAACAACCAAGAAAAGTTGAAATTAATCGTTTAGCTAAATTAGCTGAAGGAGTTAAAAGAACAACAGGTCAACACCCTGGTGGAATTATAATTCTACCTAATGAATTTGAGATTGAAGATTTCACTCCTGTAAACTATCCAGCTGATGATACTAGATCAAGTTGAAAAACAACTCACTTCGATTTTCACTCTATTCATGATAACTTATTAAAAATGGATATTTTAGGTCATGTTGATCCAACTGCTTTAAGAATGTTGCGTGATTTAACTGGTGTTGATCCTATTACTGTTCCAACTGATGATAAAAGAGTTTATTCTTTATTTTCAGGTTTAGATGAATTAGAAATAACTTCAGATAAAATAAATGGTGAAATTACAGGAGCTATTGGAATTCCAGAATTTGGAACAGGATTTGTTAGAGGTATGTTAAGAGAAACACAACCTAAAACATTTGCTGATTTAGTTCAAATTTCAGGATTAAGTCACGGTACTGATGTTTGATTAGGAAATGCAAGAGATTTAATTAGAGATGGTAAAGCTAACATTTCAACAGTTATTGGATGTAGAGATGATATCATGGTTTATTTATTAAGTATGGGATTAGATAATTCATTAGCTTTTGTGATTATGGAATCGGTTAGAAAAGGTAAAGGATTAAAAAAAGAATGAGTTGATGTTATGAAAAAACACAACGTGCCAGATTGATATATAGAATCATGTTTAAAAATTAAATATATGTTCCCTAAAGCTCACGCGACTGCTTATGTTTTAATGGCTTATAGAATCGCTTGATATAAAATCTATTATCCAGCTGAATATTATGCAACATTCTTATCAACGCGTGCTGATGCTTTTGATATAGAAACCGCCTTGGGTGGTTATGATGCAGTTTTTGCAAAAGTAAAGCAACACGAACAAAGATTAAAAAATGGTGAAAAAGTATCTAAAAAAGATGAAGATCTTTACATAGTTAATGAAATATTATTAGAAATGTTTGCAAGAAAAATTAAATTTACTAATATTAATTTTGAAAAATCTCAAGCTACAAGATTTATTGTTGATACTTTAGAAGATGGTTCAAAAGTTTTAATACCACCATTTAACATAATTGATTCATTAGGTGAAGCTGTGGCTATGTCAATAATTAGTGCTAGAAACGATAAAAAAATAACTAGTGTTAATGATTTAAAAAATAGAACACAAGTTACTCAAACACAAATTAAATTATTTGAAAAACTTGGTATACTAAATTCATTAGCAAGTGATGAACAATTAGCATTTGAATTTTAA
- a CDS encoding NAD(P)H-dependent oxidoreductase, whose amino-acid sequence MSNISVKDLMLNRKSARDFDTTKKISDKDLDEILTATRMTPSAFNLMNLRLLVIDSESQLKSQLIPLFYNQKNFINADKCILFVSDKSNKILNHTIDKTISSIFSKEQEEIAEKFRNNVVNSTTMLAKYNELDNWSKTTAHIASGVATVAAASLNIDSCIMGGFNANQLNEILIENNYLTSDEQVVLAMVLGYVNPNIIPKAKIRIDEKEFVTFVK is encoded by the coding sequence ATGTCAAATATAAGTGTAAAAGATTTAATGTTAAATAGAAAAAGTGCGAGAGATTTTGATACTACTAAAAAAATATCTGATAAAGATTTAGATGAAATATTAACAGCAACTAGAATGACACCAAGTGCTTTTAATTTAATGAATTTAAGATTATTAGTTATTGATTCAGAATCACAATTAAAATCACAATTAATTCCATTGTTTTATAATCAAAAAAACTTTATTAATGCTGATAAATGTATTTTATTTGTTTCAGATAAATCTAATAAAATTTTAAATCATACTATTGATAAAACTATAAGTTCAATTTTTTCAAAAGAACAAGAAGAAATCGCTGAAAAATTTAGAAACAACGTTGTTAATTCAACAACTATGTTAGCAAAATATAATGAATTAGATAATTGAAGTAAAACAACAGCTCATATTGCAAGTGGAGTTGCTACAGTGGCTGCCGCTAGTTTAAATATTGATTCATGCATTATGGGTGGGTTTAATGCTAATCAATTAAATGAAATATTAATTGAAAATAATTACTTAACTAGTGATGAACAAGTGGTTTTAGCGATGGTTTTAGGTTATGTTAATCCTAATATCATTCCTAAAGCAAAAATAAGAATTGATGAAAAAGAATTCGTTACTTTTGTTAAATAA
- the rimP gene encoding ribosome maturation factor RimP — MKKFSVVKSKIQEIVNKELEKLNLEVYQINNHREFDGDVLQILVQDISKANKGLDFDTIVKANEVVSDALDQLNEIDEPYLLEVASAGIEKEIRTCQELEKAINEYLFVQLNSQQKNVLEFSGHLVKYDSDSNKFGFEFFVKGQKKKIELSWEDIKFVRYAIKF; from the coding sequence ATGAAAAAATTTAGTGTTGTAAAATCAAAAATTCAAGAAATTGTAAATAAAGAATTAGAGAAATTAAATTTAGAAGTTTATCAAATAAACAATCATCGTGAATTTGATGGTGATGTTTTACAAATTCTAGTACAAGATATTTCAAAAGCTAATAAAGGTTTGGATTTTGATACTATAGTTAAAGCTAATGAAGTAGTTTCGGATGCTTTAGATCAATTAAACGAAATTGATGAACCTTATTTATTAGAAGTTGCTAGTGCTGGAATTGAAAAAGAAATTAGAACTTGTCAAGAACTAGAAAAAGCAATAAATGAATATCTATTTGTTCAATTAAATTCTCAACAAAAAAACGTTTTAGAGTTTTCAGGACATTTAGTTAAATATGATTCTGATTCAAATAAATTTGGATTTGAATTCTTTGTAAAAGGTCAAAAAAAGAAAATTGAATTATCATGAGAAGATATTAAATTTGTAAGATACGCAATCAAATTTTAG
- the nusA gene encoding transcription termination factor NusA, whose product MLSGNELLQAIKLIEQEKNIDREVIISGIKEGLQKAYEKFFDTDAVVRVDFDQTTGNISMYQELTVVEEVDDDWLEVSLDEALVKNPDVKIGDVILKPIEFNEEFSRMIINQVRQIFQQKIRGAEREKIYEKFISLEGEIVQAKVTGMNKEGSYVLDIEGTTSYLWKNKSINNETFEIDQIIDVYIETVEKESRLSQLIVSRTSPNFLAKLLEREVPEVRMGIIEIKAVSREPGKRAKVAVVSTNENIEPIGSIVGVGGSRINKVSDELKGEKIDVVKWDEDMKTFIINAMSPVKVISVNNVDGEYDIVVPNQQLSLAIGKQGIAAKLIANLVKTKVNIYSLSNALNDNIDILWNGNITKEEVENNIFSTERNVVRQAQNNKISNTKPNNISKKQNHKEDFIDLEALQAFQAEVTKELAEEEIQTEIINDDINLEQSISVSQPVSQEVEEVEQVEEEQDSIFDQEPDIDEINANLEAFNEALNEFDDEDIDDEDDTIEDYDKYYE is encoded by the coding sequence ATGTTAAGTGGAAATGAATTATTACAAGCAATAAAATTAATAGAACAAGAAAAAAACATAGATAGAGAAGTTATCATTTCAGGTATTAAAGAAGGATTACAAAAAGCTTATGAAAAATTCTTTGATACAGATGCTGTTGTTAGAGTAGATTTTGATCAAACAACTGGAAACATTTCTATGTATCAAGAATTAACAGTTGTTGAAGAAGTTGATGATGATTGATTAGAAGTTTCACTAGATGAAGCTTTAGTTAAAAATCCTGATGTTAAAATTGGTGATGTTATTTTAAAACCTATTGAATTTAATGAAGAATTTTCAAGAATGATAATTAACCAAGTTCGTCAAATTTTCCAACAAAAAATACGTGGTGCTGAAAGAGAAAAAATCTATGAAAAATTCATCAGTTTAGAAGGTGAAATTGTTCAAGCAAAAGTTACAGGTATGAATAAAGAAGGAAGTTATGTTTTAGATATCGAAGGAACTACTTCTTATTTATGAAAAAATAAATCAATTAATAATGAAACTTTTGAAATTGATCAAATCATTGATGTATATATTGAAACAGTAGAAAAAGAAAGTCGTTTATCTCAATTAATTGTTTCAAGAACTAGTCCTAACTTTTTAGCTAAATTACTTGAAAGAGAAGTTCCTGAAGTTAGAATGGGAATAATTGAAATTAAAGCTGTTAGCCGTGAACCTGGAAAACGTGCTAAAGTTGCAGTTGTTTCAACAAATGAAAACATTGAACCAATTGGATCAATTGTTGGAGTTGGTGGATCAAGAATTAACAAAGTAAGTGATGAATTAAAAGGTGAAAAAATAGATGTTGTTAAATGAGATGAAGACATGAAAACGTTTATTATAAACGCAATGTCACCAGTAAAAGTAATATCTGTAAATAATGTAGATGGTGAATATGATATAGTTGTTCCTAACCAACAACTTTCACTAGCTATTGGAAAACAAGGAATAGCTGCTAAATTAATTGCTAATTTAGTTAAAACTAAAGTTAATATTTATTCTTTATCAAATGCTTTAAATGATAATATTGATATTTTATGAAATGGAAACATTACTAAAGAAGAAGTTGAAAATAATATTTTCTCAACAGAAAGAAATGTTGTAAGACAAGCTCAAAACAACAAAATTAGTAACACAAAACCAAATAATATCTCTAAAAAACAAAATCATAAAGAAGACTTTATTGACTTAGAAGCTCTACAAGCTTTCCAAGCTGAAGTTACAAAAGAATTAGCTGAAGAAGAAATTCAAACTGAAATTATAAATGATGATATTAATCTTGAGCAATCAATTTCAGTTTCTCAACCTGTTAGTCAAGAAGTTGAAGAAGTTGAACAAGTTGAAGAAGAACAAGATTCAATTTTCGATCAAGAACCAGATATCGATGAAATTAATGCTAATTTAGAAGCATTTAACGAAGCATTAAATGAATTTGATGATGAAGATATTGATGATGAAGATGACACAATAGAAGATTATGACAAATACTATGAATAG
- the rnpM gene encoding RNase P modulator RnpM: protein MTNTMNSSHQSLRKEIVTSEMLPKKDLIRVVKNKQNEVFIDPTQKANGRGVYIKSDLSHVEIAKKKNLLSKSLRTKVDLVIYDQLEEFINAKK, encoded by the coding sequence ATGACAAATACTATGAATAGTTCTCATCAAAGTTTAAGAAAAGAAATTGTAACATCTGAAATGCTACCAAAAAAAGACTTAATTAGAGTAGTTAAAAATAAACAAAACGAAGTATTTATCGATCCTACTCAAAAAGCTAATGGTAGAGGTGTTTATATTAAATCTGATCTAAGTCATGTTGAAATTGCAAAGAAAAAAAATTTACTTTCTAAAAGTTTAAGAACTAAAGTTGATCTTGTTATCTATGATCAATTAGAAGAATTTATAAATGCAAAAAAATAA